The genomic interval GAATACTTGGGCGGCAGaacccttcccctttctctttttttctccttttctttcttcttctttttttcatgaaaaggaaagaataacGTCTGGGAGCAGGACAGTTCTTTCTGGGCGGGCGGAAACTGAGAAAGGAATCTGGAAGGAGCAAGGAGCAAGTTCGCTACACTCGGCTCTGAAGCCCCCGGCCTGGCCGGCCTCTGTCAGCACCACGGACAGCTTCCCGCCCCGCCCCGAGCCCCCGCACCCTCCCCTCCGCGCTGGCAGCCCTGCCATTGGCTCTCCGGGCTCCCCTCTTCAAGCTGCCAATTCTCTGCGTAGACCCAACCTACCCCGGAGCTCGCGTTGTCGCCTCTCCAGCGCCCGGGATAGCCCTGGCCGAGGAGAGAGCAGCGGGGATTCGAGCCTCCCAGTGTGGCTGTCGGCTCCAGCCCGGCTGCTGGACTCGCTGCCTGGCCCCCCGCACTTCTTTCTCCACGGCAGGCGCTCCCCTCGAGATGAATCTCAACTTCACCTCCCCACTGCACCCGGCGTCTTCTCAGAGGCCCACGTCCTTCTTCATTGAGGACATCCTGCTGCACAAGCCGAAGCCGCTAAGGGAGGTGGCCCCCGACCACTTCGCCAGCTCCCTGGCCTCCCGGGTGCCTCTGCTAGACTATGGCTACCCCCTCATGCCCACACCCAcactcctggctcctcacccccATCATCCGCTGCACAAGGGAGACCACCACCACCCTTATTTCCTCACCACCTCAGGTATGTGATGGGGCCTCATGGTGAGGGGATGCAGAGGGCAGCCTGTGGAGGAGCTGGCCCCCAGCCTGAGGAGGAGCCCAGGACAGGCCAGACTTTGTGCACCCACCTGGCTTGGGGGCCTTTTCCCTCCAACAGaagaagactgggggggggggagcgctgAGAATGGAGAGCTGTCTCTCTCTTGAAGCAGGCCACCCAGGGTTACATGTGGGCACTCTGCACTTTCTGTAATGGAGAAAAGGTGCCCAGCCCCAGAGGAGACTGGCGACTTTAACGGTATTCTTGTGGGCAGTGTCCTGTCTCCCTCCTAGCTGCTTTGATCCATCTTCACTGTGATATGTGGGGGATCCCTGCCCATCCCACCCCATGGATCCAAACTCAACTTTCTAACTCAGAAGCTGAACAAACAGTCCTTGGACACAGTTCTCTCCTCTCTACTACTGTGCATCTGCCAATGCTTTGGGGGTTTAGATGTAACAGAGGGCTTGGGATATGCCAAGGACTGAAGGACTGGGTTGGATGGGATAAGGGAgaaaggttaagaaaaaaaaaatacacacacacacacacacacacacacacacacacacacacacgggagggAGGCAGCTCCTCTTTGCCCCTCTCCATGCCTGTCTAACCTCACAATTCTCAGCTGTGCTATGGGCCCAGCTGCTGGTCCTGGAGCAGGACCAGCAAAGCCCACcaaaccaggagcagtggggaaATGGCCAgggttttcttcctttatttctttcctgcCACTTTCTCTAAAAGGTCAtgacctccacttttttttttttttgcattttcattCCACTCAGGATAGACTAATTTGTTGAGTTGAGATGCAGAACTCCTCAGGAAAACAACTCTGGTGGGACTGGAGCTGGGGCTAACAGTAAGACAGTTTGTGAAATGTGAGTGCTGGGGCCCAGGACAAAAGCTAAAAATGCTTGTGAGGTGTCATACCCGGCATGTGGGTAACAGGGGCTGCAGAGTGGCAGGTCGGCGTTGGCCCCACTGTGCAGCCAGCCCCGACTGTCTCTGAGGTTCCAGAGGTTCCACACTAAGTGGGAACTCCTgccttctgtttcttcttttgcCCTGCGATGGGCAGTTTGTCTTCTTGGTGTGTCTCAGACCAGTGAAGCCTGTGGGGGTGAGGAAAGACAGAAGCCCCAACTCTGTTGGAGACACACACCTCCCTGCTGCTTGGGGTCgcaggaaaagagagagcatCAGACTAGAGAGTCGGGTTCCTGCTGCAACCCTGGAACTGGGATTGAAACGCAGGAGCCGGGAACTGCCTGCTGGCTCCTGGCTCTGGATCCTCTTTGGATCAGAGAGTTTTGGTCTGTTCTCAGTGGCTGCAGGTGGGAAAAATGCAGGTGGAAAAAGAGGAAGGTGTCCTAAGGGAGACTGGGAGGCCTGGCCACGCTGGCGCTTCTGTCAGCCCCAGAACAACTCAAGAAGCACCCTGAGCAGCCGGGGCCTGAAAGTGGGGAGATGTTAGAAAACTGGGGAGCCTTAAGAGGACTATCCTCGCGCAGAGGCCACAGAAACCTCCGCAAGAGGACATTTACTAATGTGTGGCATGGGTCATTTTATAATGTCTTTCCGTTTTGCTCACTTGTTTCTATTTCCAGATGTCCTTCTTGACAAAGATCTCCAAGCACTATTCTAGTgaactcctctcctcccccccaagTCTGCTATTCCACGGAGAAGAGGCTGGGTGGGAGTGATGAGGCCCCCGGCTGGGAGGAAGCGCTGGGGATGGGTGCGGATGTGGACGGTGGAGTGCCCAGGCTGCTCTTCTCTCCGCAGGGGTGCCGGTGCCCGCGCTGTTCCCGCACCCCCAGCACGCTGAGCTGCCCGGGAAGCACTGCCGCCGCCGCAAAGCTCGCACGGTTTTCTCTGACTCGCAGCTCTCGGGTCTGGAGAAGAGGTTCGAGATCCAGCGCTACCTGTCCACGCCAGAGCGGGTGGAACTGGCCACAGCCCTCAGCCTGTCTGAGACGCAGGTGAGCAGGGGAACAGGGGGccgctcccctctcctctcctccccacacCTCCAGCCCACCCTCTTCTGAAGACCCCTAGTTAAAGTAGCCCCGGCCACTTGCCAGGCTTCAAAATCTCCTGGGTGCCAAGGAAAAACCCCTGGGGCGATTCTGATGCTCATCTCCcagttggcaaacgctagaagaagaatctccCAGTTCAGATATGAGAACTCTAATATCTGAACACCcccctcccctacacacacacacacacacacacacacacacacaacactcacacTCTTTCTCCAAGAACAGGACAGTAACTTGGGTCAGAAGTAAAGTGCTGGGTTGTTGATGATATTTGTCCGAAAAGCAGCCTATATTgggcgattttttttttttcctcatctacTGGCTTTTCCCGTATTTCCTGGCTTGTCAGTCTTCATACCCCATCCCCGAATTTCGCTGCTGCCGCTGCTCACCTGCATTCGGAACACCCCTGATGCGCGCAAACCCGCGTGCTGTGACCGCATCGTCCGCCAAGCCCAGCGAGGCTGGCTGCCACTCAGCTGTTCCCAGAGGCTTGTAAACtggaccccagccccccaccGCCCCACCGCCCGGCCCGCAGCGCTTCCGCAGTCACTGTGATGGCGGTGCACCGACTAAGCACGGTCACTGGAGCCCGGTGGTTACTTCGGGACAAGTACCCGAGTGACTCGTTTGCCCCTGGCCCCGGCCCCAGGAACCCGGCTGGGTTCCGGGAAATGACCTGCTCTaacttaacttttttcttttttcttcccgaACTCAGGTAAAGACGTGGTTCCAAAACCGGCGGATGAAGCACAAAAAGCAACTGCGGAAAAGTCAGGACGAGCCCAAGGGCCCGGACGGCCCCGAGAGCCCCGAGGGCAGCCCCCGTGGTTCCGAGCCCGCCGCCGCCGAGGCCCGGCTCGGCCTGTCCGTCGGCGCCTTCGCGCTGCCCGAGCCGGAGGACGAGGTGGACATCGGGGACGAGGCGGAACTGGGCCCCGGGCCGCGCGCGCTCTGAGCCCCGGGAGGGGTGAGGGAGGCGGGGCGTCGCACCTGGACGCCGCCGGGTGGGGGCGGTGCCGCCTCCTGGTGCTCCACGCCGGGCCCTCCCCTCCCGCCGCACTCGCGGGCCGCGCCCCAGTCTCCGCCGGCTCCTCTCCGACGGCTGCCCTTCTCGGGCTGCCCGGCCGGCTCAGGTAAGGGGCGTCCGGGCCTCCCCCGCTGCCCCTCGCCCCCAGAGGCGGCGGCCTGCACCCCCGCTCCCCGAGCGCGCCGAGCACCCCACGTCCCACCCGGGCGGCGCTGCAGCGGGGCGCCCGCCCCCCAGCTCCTCGGCCCCCAGGCTGCGGGCCACCCCCCTCGGCTTCTCGGCCCCCCAGCTCCCGGGTCCCCAGGCTGCGGGGCTCCCGGTTTCGTGTCCCCGGCCCCGAGGCTGCGGGGGCGCCGCGTGCAGCGTGCGGGCTGGGCCGCGCCGACCGCAGGCGGCCCCGGCTCCGGCCTCGGGATGATAAAGGGCTCTCGGCAGCGCTGGGGCCGACTCGGGTGTCCCGGAATCGTCTGTGACCGCGGCCCCGGCTGCCCCCTTGCTCCGGCCTCCTGTGCGCACCCCGCAGACCCCGACCCCCACACCTGGTCTTTAAGCGCTGAAAGCCTCGGGCCTGCGCGCCTGGAAAGGCCGCCGCAGACAGTCTCACTTCTTTTGGACCCTGACATGCTCAAGGGACAGCCCCTTTGTGGGGTTCGGTGTTGGGAGCGACGCTAACGAATTGGGGGGACCCTGTTCTCGGCGCACTGAGCCCGCGGCGGCCTCCATCCTCCTCCCCCTGTGGCCCGGGAGCCCGCACCCTCAGTGCTGCTGCGGGGACTCGACAGGCCGCAGCCGCCCGGCTACAAGTCATCGTTCGGGcttgtatttctctaataaaaagaTGAATCTTGGAGATCCTTCAAGGGCCGAGTTTTAAATGAATGTAgcagcaggctttttttttttttttcttctccctaccCAAccgtggactttttttttttttatttttttttattggggacgTATGACGTTAACTTAAGTAAAACTGTGGGTGAGACCTTTGT from Erinaceus europaeus chromosome 20, mEriEur2.1, whole genome shotgun sequence carries:
- the BSX gene encoding brain-specific homeobox protein homolog produces the protein MNLNFTSPLHPASSQRPTSFFIEDILLHKPKPLREVAPDHFASSLASRVPLLDYGYPLMPTPTLLAPHPHHPLHKGDHHHPYFLTTSGVPVPALFPHPQHAELPGKHCRRRKARTVFSDSQLSGLEKRFEIQRYLSTPERVELATALSLSETQVKTWFQNRRMKHKKQLRKSQDEPKGPDGPESPEGSPRGSEPAAAEARLGLSVGAFALPEPEDEVDIGDEAELGPGPRAL